The following coding sequences lie in one Deltaproteobacteria bacterium genomic window:
- a CDS encoding DUF4433 domain-containing protein, which translates to MPIPAEPKIYHIVHVDSLPSIIADGWLWCDAEILRSSSPGATIGMNGIKQRQLL; encoded by the coding sequence ATGCCGATACCTGCCGAACCAAAGATCTACCACATCGTTCACGTCGACAGTCTGCCCTCGATTATTGCAGACGGTTGGCTCTGGTGCGACGCGGAGATCCTCCGCAGCTCTTCGCCCGGCGCCACCATCGGCATGAACGGTATCAAACAACGACAACTTTTATGA
- a CDS encoding DUF4258 domain-containing protein, with protein MNIRYYIDPGTGLPHIYGHDVAETEVEEVLSNPGEDRPGREGSRITIGKTSDGRYLRIIYVPDPDPNSVFVITAYELRGKPLIAYRRRRRRKKK; from the coding sequence TTGAATATCCGTTATTACATCGATCCAGGAACTGGGCTACCTCATATCTATGGACACGATGTTGCGGAAACAGAGGTGGAAGAGGTTCTTTCCAACCCGGGAGAAGATCGACCGGGTCGAGAGGGATCACGAATCACAATCGGGAAGACATCAGATGGACGTTATCTAAGAATAATTTATGTTCCTGATCCAGACCCAAATAGCGTTTTTGTAATTACCGCCTATGAACTACGAGGCAAACCATTAATTGCCTATCGTCGTCGCAGAAGGAGAAAGAAAAAATGA
- a CDS encoding (Fe-S)-binding protein — MSWEEEVSKCIKCGSCHSVCPIYLETGQETLVARGKLAILSGYFSDPLTADKEIYHLLSNCLLCGACAENCASGVKADELIQKGRCLFMEKVGPAKLKKFLAREILPCPDRLKILRGGQNLLFKKIPGERGLRLRFSTDPRAWPELARPFFLDRNLKPAIQPKAHSPEIGYFVGCTTNYLYPEVGEATLKLLRPMGTITVPTQQSCCGLPAFSLGDLKTARDLARKNVLAFHRDHLEAIVVSCSSCATHIKMAYPELLAGETALQPKVRGFIQKVEELSQFLAKRGSSLSPSPSLSPLSVAFHDPCHAKRKLKIEKEPRELLRSVPGLSLVELKGNRCCGHGGLFNLSHPDLSRKILEHPLTDLDSSGAEWITTSCMACLMQFKLGVQRTGRKVQVKHWAELMV; from the coding sequence TTGTCATGGGAAGAAGAAGTTTCGAAGTGTATTAAATGCGGAAGCTGCCATTCCGTCTGCCCTATTTATTTAGAGACGGGTCAGGAAACCCTGGTAGCCAGGGGTAAACTGGCCATCCTTTCCGGTTATTTCTCCGACCCCCTGACTGCCGATAAAGAAATCTATCATCTGTTAAGTAACTGTCTGCTCTGCGGGGCCTGCGCTGAAAATTGCGCCAGCGGGGTCAAGGCCGATGAGTTGATTCAGAAAGGCCGCTGCCTGTTTATGGAAAAGGTTGGACCGGCCAAGTTGAAAAAATTTCTGGCCCGGGAAATCCTGCCTTGTCCGGATCGGCTGAAAATCCTCCGGGGAGGGCAAAATCTGCTATTCAAAAAGATCCCCGGAGAAAGGGGATTAAGGCTGCGCTTTTCCACGGACCCAAGGGCCTGGCCGGAACTGGCCCGGCCTTTTTTTCTGGATCGGAACCTAAAGCCGGCCATCCAACCTAAAGCCCATTCCCCTGAAATCGGTTATTTTGTGGGGTGTACAACCAATTATCTCTACCCGGAAGTGGGTGAGGCCACACTGAAACTCCTTCGCCCCATGGGAACTATAACAGTCCCGACACAGCAGAGCTGTTGCGGCCTTCCGGCTTTCAGTTTGGGCGACCTGAAGACAGCCCGGGACCTGGCCAGGAAAAATGTTCTGGCTTTTCATCGGGACCATTTGGAGGCCATCGTGGTTTCCTGTTCTTCCTGTGCCACCCACATCAAAATGGCTTATCCCGAGCTTTTGGCCGGGGAGACGGCGCTTCAGCCCAAAGTTAGGGGTTTTATCCAAAAGGTGGAGGAGCTGAGCCAATTTCTGGCAAAGAGAGGGTCCAGCCTGAGTCCCAGCCCTTCCCTCTCCCCGCTATCCGTGGCTTTCCACGACCCTTGTCATGCTAAAAGAAAACTCAAGATCGAGAAGGAGCCAAGAGAGCTCTTGCGGTCCGTGCCCGGCCTGTCTCTGGTGGAACTTAAAGGCAACCGCTGCTGCGGCCACGGCGGCCTGTTCAATCTCAGCCATCCCGATCTCTCCCGGAAGATCCTGGAACACCCCTTAACCGATCTGGATAGTAGTGGGGCCGAATGGATTACCACCTCCTGTATGGCTTGTTTAATGCAGTTTAAATTGGGGGTTCAGAGGACGGGGAGGAAGGTCCAGGTAAAGCACTGGGCGGAGCTGATGGTTTAA